A section of the Microbacterium forte genome encodes:
- the ctaE gene encoding aa3-type cytochrome oxidase subunit III, whose protein sequence is MTTSATYAPAARTIKRPNPVAVGTIVWLGSEVMFFAGLFAIYFTLRSTSPELWADRTELLNVPFAFVNTAILVLSSFTCQMGVFAAEDLQPYRIAKGQKNGAGRRRLFGWGMVEWFFLTFALGAIFVSGQVWEYAQLVAEGLPISADSYASAFYITTGFHALHVTGGLIAFLLVIGRAYAVKNFRHKEATSSIVVSYYWHFVDVVWIVLFVVIYFLK, encoded by the coding sequence GTGACGACCTCAGCGACGTATGCCCCGGCGGCAAGAACGATCAAGCGCCCCAACCCGGTAGCTGTCGGCACCATTGTGTGGCTCGGCAGTGAGGTGATGTTCTTCGCGGGACTCTTCGCGATCTACTTCACGCTCCGCAGCACCTCCCCCGAGCTCTGGGCCGACCGCACCGAACTGCTGAACGTGCCGTTCGCGTTCGTGAACACGGCGATCCTCGTGCTCTCCTCGTTCACCTGCCAGATGGGCGTGTTCGCGGCGGAGGACCTGCAGCCGTACCGCATCGCCAAGGGGCAGAAGAACGGCGCAGGCCGTCGCCGCCTGTTCGGGTGGGGCATGGTCGAGTGGTTCTTCCTCACCTTCGCACTCGGCGCGATCTTCGTCTCCGGGCAGGTGTGGGAGTACGCACAGCTCGTCGCAGAGGGCCTGCCGATCAGCGCCGACTCGTACGCGTCCGCGTTCTACATCACCACCGGCTTCCACGCCCTGCACGTCACCGGCGGTCTGATCGCGTTCCTCCTCGTCATCGGGCGTGCATACGCCGTCAAGAATTTCCGGCACAAAGAGGCGACGTCCTCGATCGTGGTGTCCTACTACTGGCACTTCGTCGACGTCGTCTGGATCGTGCTGTTCGTCGTTATCTACTTCCTGAAATAA
- a CDS encoding RidA family protein: MSSAVQLIRSADLAAAPYAYAATAPAGSRLIFLAGACPLEDDGSTTAPGDYAEQAARCVETLDIALRASGATLSDIISTRVLVASSSQADLVTAWDVIHGAFGDHDAPSTLLGVTVLGYDHQLVEIEAIAAVAEDAR, encoded by the coding sequence ATGAGCTCAGCAGTCCAACTCATCCGTTCCGCCGACCTCGCCGCAGCACCCTATGCATATGCGGCGACCGCCCCAGCCGGCTCCCGGCTCATCTTCCTCGCGGGTGCATGCCCCCTCGAAGACGACGGCTCGACGACCGCCCCCGGCGATTATGCCGAACAGGCTGCGCGCTGCGTAGAGACCCTCGACATCGCCCTGCGTGCCAGCGGCGCCACGCTTTCGGACATCATCAGCACGCGCGTACTCGTCGCATCGTCGTCCCAGGCTGATCTGGTCACGGCCTGGGATGTCATCCACGGGGCCTTCGGCGACCATGACGCACCGAGCACACTTCTGGGCGTCACCGTGCTCGGGTACGACCACCAGCTGGTGGAGATCGAAGCGATCGCGGCAGTCGCGGAGGATGCACGGTGA
- the qcrC gene encoding cytochrome bc1 complex diheme cytochrome c subunit translates to MAREKKRRSNGRRSPLAAAALIGAGLMITGAVYAGTSAAFAATDTQTTAATTLTVEDGEKLFTANCATCHGLDMQGTANGPSLYGVGELAVEFQMSTGRMPLQMQGPQAPQKEPQFTEEQILAISSFVQASAPGPTFPEDHILDGGGDVANGAELFRVNCAMCHNVAAAGGALTEGKYAPALTETSALHMYAAMVTGPQNMPVFGDMNLSDEDKRDIISALLYQQQSVQIGGFSLGSLGPVSEGLFVWIFGIGALVAITVWITAKSN, encoded by the coding sequence ATGGCACGAGAGAAGAAGCGCCGTTCGAATGGCCGTCGCAGCCCACTGGCTGCGGCAGCCCTCATCGGAGCAGGCCTCATGATCACCGGCGCGGTATACGCCGGCACATCCGCAGCCTTCGCTGCGACCGACACCCAGACCACTGCTGCGACCACGCTCACGGTCGAGGACGGCGAGAAGCTGTTCACGGCGAACTGCGCCACCTGCCACGGTCTCGACATGCAGGGCACGGCGAACGGACCGAGCCTCTACGGCGTCGGCGAGCTCGCAGTCGAGTTCCAGATGTCGACGGGTCGCATGCCCCTGCAGATGCAGGGACCGCAGGCACCCCAGAAGGAGCCGCAGTTCACCGAGGAGCAGATCCTCGCGATCTCGTCCTTCGTGCAGGCATCTGCTCCTGGTCCGACCTTCCCCGAGGACCACATCCTCGACGGCGGCGGAGATGTCGCCAACGGCGCAGAGCTGTTCCGCGTGAACTGCGCGATGTGCCACAACGTGGCGGCAGCCGGTGGAGCACTCACCGAGGGCAAGTACGCCCCGGCACTGACCGAGACCAGCGCGCTGCACATGTACGCCGCCATGGTCACGGGCCCCCAGAACATGCCCGTCTTCGGCGACATGAACCTGTCGGACGAAGACAAGCGCGATATCATCTCGGCTCTGCTCTACCAGCAGCAGTCCGTGCAGATCGGCGGTTTCTCGCTCGGTTCGCTCGGTCCCGTCTCCGAGGGCCTGTTCGTCTGGATCTTCGGAATCGGCGCGCTCGTCGCCATCACCGTGTGGATCACGGCGAAGTCCAACTGA
- the qcrB gene encoding cytochrome bc1 complex cytochrome b subunit, translated as MSTATLSKEDKDNKAPLGGRFVGAASNYIDERTSISGFVKELGRKIFPDHWSFMLGEIALWSFVVVFLSGTFLTFFFQASMVETHYTGAYAPMRGIEMSAALESSLHISFDLRGGLLVRQIHHWAALVFVAGIGVHMLRVFFTGAFRKPRELNWVIGFVLFVLAMAEGFTGYSLPDDLLSGNGLRIIDGMIKGIPLIGTWTSFLLFGGEFPGTDIVGRLYTLHILLLPLLVIGLIAVHLMLMIVNKHTQFAGPGRTNDNVVGYPMMPVYMSKMGGYLFIVFGTIVLIATFFQINPIWNYGPYDPSPVSAGTQPDWYIGFADGALRLAPSNLDVVFLDHTWSFGILLPLVVLGLFIVLVAIYPFIEAWVTGDKREHHIAQRPRNAATRTAIGVAGVVFYAVLWAAASSDLIATHFMLTMEGVIHALQALLFVGPVLGYFIAKRIAIALQKKDREIVLHGFESGRIVRLPGGEFIEVHQPVDKYDRWKLIDVDGYEPLVVRPNAKGRISWTENLRSSISRWFFEDRLAPLTQAEIEAADAHQHHVTAQNDETEAAEIQGAHERAGVPDAPITVSETHVDETANTPSTVISTEPVKKPRKKKSEDSE; from the coding sequence TTGAGCACCGCAACGCTGTCCAAAGAGGACAAGGACAACAAGGCGCCTCTCGGCGGTCGATTCGTCGGCGCCGCGTCGAACTACATCGATGAGCGCACCAGCATCTCCGGCTTCGTCAAGGAGCTCGGCCGCAAGATCTTCCCCGACCACTGGTCGTTCATGCTGGGTGAGATCGCGCTGTGGAGCTTCGTCGTCGTGTTCCTCTCCGGAACCTTCCTGACCTTCTTCTTCCAGGCCTCCATGGTCGAGACGCACTACACGGGCGCCTACGCCCCGATGCGCGGAATCGAGATGTCGGCGGCGCTCGAGTCGTCGCTGCACATCTCGTTCGACCTCCGTGGTGGCCTCCTGGTGCGCCAGATCCACCACTGGGCCGCACTCGTCTTCGTGGCCGGCATCGGCGTGCACATGCTGCGCGTCTTCTTCACCGGTGCGTTCCGCAAGCCCCGCGAGCTCAACTGGGTGATCGGCTTCGTGCTGTTCGTCCTCGCCATGGCCGAGGGCTTCACGGGATACTCCCTTCCCGACGACCTGCTCTCGGGCAACGGTCTGCGCATCATCGACGGAATGATCAAGGGCATCCCGCTGATCGGCACCTGGACCTCGTTCCTCCTCTTCGGCGGCGAGTTCCCCGGCACCGACATCGTCGGACGCCTGTACACGCTGCACATCCTGCTGCTTCCGCTGCTGGTGATCGGCCTCATCGCCGTGCACCTGATGCTGATGATCGTCAACAAGCACACGCAGTTCGCCGGCCCCGGCCGCACGAACGACAACGTCGTCGGCTACCCGATGATGCCCGTGTACATGTCGAAGATGGGCGGCTACCTGTTCATCGTCTTCGGCACGATCGTGCTGATCGCGACGTTCTTCCAGATCAACCCGATCTGGAACTACGGCCCGTACGACCCCTCCCCCGTCTCGGCCGGCACGCAGCCTGACTGGTACATCGGATTCGCCGACGGCGCTCTGCGACTCGCTCCGTCGAACCTCGATGTGGTCTTCCTCGATCACACCTGGTCGTTCGGCATCCTGCTGCCGCTGGTCGTCCTCGGTCTGTTCATCGTGCTCGTAGCGATCTACCCGTTCATCGAGGCCTGGGTCACGGGCGACAAGCGCGAGCACCACATCGCTCAGCGCCCGCGCAACGCGGCGACCCGCACCGCCATCGGCGTGGCCGGAGTCGTCTTCTACGCCGTCCTGTGGGCTGCAGCATCGTCCGACCTCATCGCGACGCACTTCATGCTCACGATGGAGGGCGTGATCCACGCGCTTCAGGCGCTGCTGTTCGTCGGACCGGTTCTCGGCTACTTCATCGCCAAGCGCATCGCGATCGCTCTGCAGAAGAAGGACCGTGAGATCGTCCTGCACGGCTTCGAGTCCGGCCGTATCGTCCGCCTTCCCGGCGGCGAGTTCATCGAGGTCCACCAGCCCGTCGACAAGTACGACCGCTGGAAGCTCATCGATGTCGACGGCTACGAGCCGCTGGTCGTGCGTCCGAATGCGAAGGGACGCATCTCGTGGACTGAGAACCTGCGCTCCTCCATCTCGCGTTGGTTCTTCGAAGATCGTCTCGCTCCGCTGACGCAGGCCGAGATCGAGGCTGCAGATGCGCACCAGCATCACGTGACCGCCCAGAACGACGAGACCGAAGCGGCCGAGATCCAGGGCGCTCACGAGCGCGCAGGCGTCCCGGATGCCCCGATCACCGTCAGCGAGACCCACGTCGATGAGACGGCGAACACCCCCAGCACGGTCATCTCGACCGAGCCGGTGAAGAAGCCCCGCAAGAAGAAGTCCGAGGACAGCGAGTAA
- the ctaC gene encoding aa3-type cytochrome oxidase subunit II, translated as MPSKRRLRWAALPLGVAAAVALAGCTATELNGYLPGFVEGEPAATNQTERVSSLWVNSWIVLLAVGVITWGLMAWAAIAYRRRKGQTGLPVQMRYNMPIEIFYTVVPLILVLGMFFFTARDQSAIEAKWDEPDVEITAIAKQWAWDFQYDGEEEDNSDAVWTMGIQAQPDADGNIDQAQLPTLVLPVDQKVTINLQSRDVIHSFWIIDFLYKKDMYIGKDNSWSFIPTRVGEYAGKCAELCGEYHSMMLFNVKVVEQDEYDAYLQTLEEEGNTGDITDAYDRLSNYPGTTAPTSEEGEE; from the coding sequence GTGCCCTCGAAACGCCGCCTTCGTTGGGCCGCTCTCCCCCTGGGAGTAGCGGCAGCCGTGGCCCTGGCGGGATGTACTGCCACTGAGCTGAACGGTTACCTCCCGGGCTTCGTGGAGGGTGAGCCTGCGGCCACCAACCAGACCGAGCGCGTGTCGTCGCTCTGGGTCAACTCGTGGATCGTCCTGCTCGCCGTCGGCGTGATCACCTGGGGCCTGATGGCCTGGGCCGCGATCGCCTACCGCCGCCGCAAGGGCCAGACGGGTCTGCCCGTGCAGATGCGCTACAACATGCCGATCGAGATCTTCTACACGGTCGTGCCGCTGATCCTCGTGCTGGGAATGTTCTTCTTCACGGCCCGTGACCAGTCGGCGATCGAGGCGAAGTGGGACGAGCCCGACGTCGAGATCACGGCGATCGCCAAGCAGTGGGCGTGGGACTTCCAGTACGACGGCGAAGAGGAAGACAACTCCGACGCCGTCTGGACCATGGGAATCCAGGCTCAGCCCGATGCGGACGGCAACATCGACCAGGCGCAGCTGCCCACCCTGGTGCTGCCGGTCGACCAGAAGGTCACGATCAACCTCCAGTCTCGCGACGTCATCCACTCCTTCTGGATCATCGACTTCCTCTACAAGAAGGACATGTACATCGGGAAGGACAACTCCTGGTCCTTCATCCCGACCCGTGTCGGCGAGTACGCCGGCAAGTGCGCCGAACTGTGCGGCGAGTACCACTCGATGATGCTCTTCAACGTCAAGGTCGTCGAGCAGGACGAGTACGACGCCTACCTCCAGACTCTCGAGGAGGAAGGCAACACCGGAGACATCACGGACGCCTACGACCGTCTGTCGAACTACCCCGGGACCACCGCCCCGACCTCCGAGGAAGGAGAGGAGTAA
- the trpD gene encoding anthranilate phosphoribosyltransferase, whose protein sequence is MADSLTWSDVLTTLLERRDLSVWESTWAMRQIMRGDVTQAQLAGFLVALRAKGETIDEIVGFRDAILEAAVPLPVSPDVLDIVGTGGDRVGTVNVSTTAAVIIGATGIPVVKHGNRAASSASGSSDVLSALGLELTLDPAAVSSILDRTGITFAWAGAFHPGFKHAGAVRAELGVPTVFNMLGPLCNPARAEANAVGVAQLERVPLITGVFRTRGATALVFRGDDGLDELTTTGHSRIWEVTRGDIHEHDLDPRDLGIPIADLADLIGGTPDHNAAVLRRTLDGETGAVRDIVLLNAAAGIVAFELSQDATQVQRPILERLREGYERAAAAVDDGRAIAKLDEWIGVSRELASA, encoded by the coding sequence ATGGCTGATTCCCTGACCTGGTCCGACGTGCTCACCACTCTTCTGGAGCGTCGTGATCTCAGCGTCTGGGAGTCCACCTGGGCCATGCGCCAGATCATGCGCGGCGACGTGACCCAGGCTCAGCTCGCCGGCTTCCTCGTCGCTCTCCGGGCCAAGGGGGAGACGATCGACGAGATCGTCGGCTTCCGCGACGCCATCCTCGAGGCGGCCGTCCCGCTGCCCGTGTCGCCCGACGTCCTCGACATCGTCGGCACCGGCGGCGACCGTGTCGGCACGGTCAACGTCTCGACGACCGCCGCGGTCATCATCGGCGCCACCGGCATCCCGGTCGTCAAGCACGGGAACCGTGCTGCCAGCTCGGCCTCGGGGTCGTCCGACGTGCTGAGCGCACTCGGGCTGGAACTCACCCTCGATCCCGCAGCCGTCTCGTCGATCCTCGACCGCACAGGCATCACGTTCGCGTGGGCCGGTGCCTTCCACCCGGGGTTCAAGCACGCGGGGGCTGTCCGGGCCGAACTCGGCGTCCCCACGGTCTTCAACATGCTCGGCCCGCTGTGCAACCCGGCTCGCGCGGAGGCGAACGCCGTCGGCGTGGCTCAGCTCGAGCGTGTCCCCCTCATCACGGGTGTGTTCCGCACGCGAGGCGCGACGGCGCTGGTGTTCCGCGGAGACGACGGGCTCGACGAGTTGACCACCACGGGGCACAGTCGCATCTGGGAGGTCACGCGCGGTGACATCCACGAGCACGACCTCGACCCGCGCGACCTCGGCATCCCGATCGCGGACCTCGCGGATCTGATCGGCGGGACCCCCGACCACAACGCCGCCGTGCTGCGCAGGACGCTCGACGGCGAGACGGGAGCCGTGCGAGACATCGTCCTGCTCAACGCCGCTGCGGGGATCGTCGCGTTCGAGCTCTCGCAGGATGCGACGCAGGTGCAGCGCCCTATCCTCGAGCGTCTGCGCGAGGGATACGAGCGAGCGGCTGCCGCGGTCGACGACGGCCGCGCGATCGCCAAGCTCGATGAGTGGATCGGCGTGAGCCGCGAGCTCGCGTCGGCGTAG
- the ctaD gene encoding aa3-type cytochrome oxidase subunit I, with product MSTTEAPRTDEAPRSRPTTLPARQAALMSTSRVEQKGNIVVKWITSTDHKTIGYMYLIASVLFFLLGGVMALVIRAELFAPGMQIIPTKEQYNQLFTMHGTIMLLMFATPLFAGFANAILPLQLGAPDVAFPRLNAFAFWLFLFGSTIAVAGFLTPQGAASFGWFAYQPLASASFSPGAGGNLWMVGLGISGFGTILGAVNFITTVITMRAPGMTMWRMPIFSWNTLITSLLILMAFPVLAAAIFAAAADRILGAHIYDPANGGVLLWQHLFWFFGHPEVYIIALPFFGIVSEIFPVFSRKPIFGYKTLVYATIAIAALSVAVWAHHMYVTGSVLLPFFALMTMLIAVPTGVKIFNWIGTLWRGSVTFETPMVFALGFLVSFVFGGLTGVILAAPPLDFALSDSYFVVAHFHYVVFGTVVFAMFAGFYFWWPKWTGRMLNERLGYVHFWMLFIGFHMTFLIQHWLGVDGMVRRYADYSAADGWTWQNQVSTIGAIILGASMLPFFLNVWITARKAPKVTVNDPWGYGASLEWATSCPPPRHNFTSIPRIRSERPAFDLNHPEAAEFTPAAPGEREGH from the coding sequence ATGTCGACCACTGAAGCCCCCCGCACCGACGAGGCCCCTCGCTCTCGACCCACCACTCTGCCCGCACGCCAGGCTGCTCTCATGAGCACGTCGCGCGTCGAGCAGAAGGGCAACATCGTCGTCAAGTGGATCACCTCCACCGACCACAAGACGATCGGGTACATGTACCTCATCGCCTCGGTGCTGTTCTTCCTCCTCGGCGGCGTGATGGCCCTCGTCATCCGCGCAGAGCTGTTCGCTCCCGGGATGCAGATCATCCCGACCAAGGAGCAGTACAACCAGCTCTTCACGATGCACGGCACGATCATGCTCCTCATGTTCGCGACGCCGCTCTTCGCCGGCTTCGCGAACGCGATCCTGCCGCTTCAGCTCGGTGCACCGGATGTGGCGTTCCCGCGTCTGAACGCCTTCGCCTTCTGGCTCTTCCTGTTCGGCTCGACCATCGCGGTCGCCGGCTTCCTCACCCCGCAGGGCGCAGCGTCGTTCGGCTGGTTCGCCTACCAGCCGCTCGCCAGCGCGTCGTTCTCGCCGGGTGCAGGTGGAAACCTCTGGATGGTCGGACTCGGAATCTCCGGTTTCGGAACGATCCTCGGCGCGGTGAACTTCATCACCACCGTGATCACGATGCGTGCTCCCGGAATGACGATGTGGCGTATGCCGATCTTCTCGTGGAACACGCTCATCACGAGCCTTCTGATCCTCATGGCGTTCCCCGTCCTCGCAGCGGCGATCTTCGCTGCAGCCGCGGACCGCATCCTCGGCGCTCACATCTACGACCCGGCGAACGGCGGTGTTCTGCTCTGGCAGCACCTCTTCTGGTTCTTCGGTCACCCTGAGGTGTACATCATCGCCCTGCCGTTCTTCGGAATCGTGTCGGAGATCTTCCCGGTCTTCAGCCGCAAGCCGATCTTCGGGTACAAGACGCTCGTCTACGCGACGATCGCCATCGCCGCGCTGTCCGTCGCCGTGTGGGCGCACCACATGTACGTGACCGGCTCGGTCCTGCTGCCGTTCTTCGCCCTGATGACCATGCTCATCGCGGTGCCGACGGGTGTGAAGATCTTCAACTGGATCGGCACCCTCTGGCGTGGGTCCGTGACGTTCGAGACGCCGATGGTGTTCGCGCTCGGCTTCCTGGTGTCGTTCGTCTTCGGTGGTCTGACCGGCGTGATCCTCGCGGCTCCGCCCCTCGACTTCGCACTCTCCGACTCGTACTTCGTCGTCGCGCACTTCCACTACGTCGTCTTCGGCACCGTGGTGTTCGCGATGTTCGCCGGCTTCTACTTCTGGTGGCCGAAGTGGACAGGACGCATGCTCAACGAGCGTCTCGGCTACGTGCACTTCTGGATGCTGTTCATCGGCTTCCACATGACGTTCCTCATCCAGCACTGGCTGGGTGTCGACGGCATGGTGCGTCGCTACGCCGACTACTCGGCGGCTGACGGCTGGACCTGGCAGAACCAGGTCTCGACGATCGGTGCGATCATCCTCGGCGCGTCCATGCTGCCGTTCTTCCTGAACGTCTGGATCACGGCTCGCAAGGCGCCCAAGGTCACGGTCAACGACCCGTGGGGCTATGGAGCTTCGCTCGAGTGGGCGACCTCCTGCCCGCCGCCGCGCCACAACTTCACGTCGATCCCGCGCATCCGCAGCGAGCGTCCTGCATTCGACCTGAACCACCCGGAGGCGGCGGAGTTCACACCGGCCGCACCCGGCGAGCGAGAGGGCCACTGA
- a CDS encoding GNAT family N-acetyltransferase — MSDVIRPAVVEDAEILHAIEMQADALLIDRLGAPEWPPAGDGAERLAAPGFVLVLEDSSGSPVGFVHVLDADGHAHLEQLSVLPTSGRQGFGRRLVSAALEAAREHGYTRMTLRTYAEIPWNAPFYSSCGFLESIPETPFQRGLVDTETSLGLDRYGRRVQMTVEL, encoded by the coding sequence GTGAGCGATGTCATCCGGCCGGCCGTCGTTGAGGACGCGGAGATCCTGCACGCCATCGAGATGCAGGCCGACGCGCTCCTGATCGACCGCCTGGGGGCGCCGGAGTGGCCGCCCGCAGGCGATGGCGCTGAACGACTCGCAGCTCCGGGCTTCGTGCTCGTGTTGGAAGACTCGAGCGGCTCCCCCGTCGGCTTCGTGCACGTCCTCGATGCCGACGGCCACGCGCACCTCGAGCAGCTCTCCGTGCTTCCGACCTCCGGACGCCAGGGGTTCGGGCGCCGACTCGTCAGCGCCGCTCTGGAGGCCGCACGCGAGCATGGCTATACCCGCATGACTCTGCGGACGTACGCGGAGATCCCCTGGAACGCTCCGTTCTACTCGTCGTGCGGGTTTCTCGAGAGCATCCCCGAGACTCCGTTCCAGCGCGGCCTCGTGGACACCGAGACCTCTCTCGGTCTCGATCGATACGGACGCCGGGTGCAGATGACGGTCGAGCTCTGA
- a CDS encoding cytochrome c oxidase subunit 4 → MRDNVILWWVLTAFFALVGVVYTGWHILATPSDNFAERIEWVGTVALFFAAFMGAMIAFYLDRTHKAQNGELPEDILTSDIDDGDPELGEFSPWSWWPIVLAGSAGVFVVGLAVGHFLLPIGLAIFVVAIVGWVYEYYRGNFAR, encoded by the coding sequence ATGCGCGACAACGTCATCCTCTGGTGGGTCCTGACCGCCTTCTTCGCACTGGTCGGAGTCGTCTACACCGGCTGGCACATCCTTGCCACGCCGTCGGACAACTTCGCCGAGCGCATCGAGTGGGTCGGCACCGTGGCACTGTTCTTCGCCGCGTTCATGGGCGCGATGATCGCCTTCTACCTCGACCGCACGCACAAGGCTCAGAACGGCGAGCTGCCTGAGGACATCCTCACGAGCGACATCGACGACGGCGACCCCGAACTGGGTGAGTTCAGCCCCTGGTCCTGGTGGCCGATCGTGCTCGCCGGATCCGCCGGCGTCTTCGTGGTGGGTCTCGCCGTCGGGCACTTCCTGCTCCCGATCGGCCTGGCGATCTTCGTGGTCGCGATCGTCGGCTGGGTCTACGAGTACTACCGCGGGAACTTCGCCCGCTGA
- the qcrA gene encoding cytochrome bc1 complex Rieske iron-sulfur subunit → MAHDDDSQALDRAYQPSPGLGVAVSDPVQNPGLPPHRARMTDKDPRAEKAAERTVYTLFYLSLAGSIWAVAAYMLFPIESGALIDIRQNNLFIGLGIALALLSIGIGAIHWSKALMSDKEHIEHRHPTRGKDSTREAVVEAFATANEESGFGRRTMIRNSLFAAIVASIIPGVTLFRGLAPHSTPDDPTAGDPVTLLKHTMWEKGQRLVRDPDGTPIRAADVTLGSAFHVIPEDLAELSHHDGYLEEKAKAIVLMMRLRPEQLIEAEDRKDWSYDGIVAYSKVCTHVGCPVALYEQQTHHLLCPCHQSQFDVTDHAKVIFGPAARPLPQLPITVDDEGYLVARSDFTEPVGPSFWERH, encoded by the coding sequence ATGGCACACGACGACGACTCGCAGGCTCTTGACAGGGCCTACCAGCCCTCTCCAGGGCTGGGTGTCGCAGTCAGCGATCCCGTGCAGAACCCGGGGCTGCCGCCGCACCGCGCGCGGATGACCGACAAGGACCCGCGCGCTGAGAAGGCTGCAGAGCGCACGGTCTACACGCTGTTCTATCTCTCGCTGGCAGGAAGCATCTGGGCGGTCGCCGCCTACATGCTCTTCCCCATCGAGAGCGGCGCGCTCATCGACATCCGTCAGAACAATCTCTTCATCGGTCTGGGCATCGCACTGGCGCTGCTCTCGATCGGCATCGGCGCGATCCACTGGTCCAAGGCGCTGATGAGCGACAAGGAGCACATCGAGCACCGCCACCCCACCCGGGGCAAGGACTCGACGCGAGAGGCGGTCGTCGAGGCCTTCGCCACGGCGAACGAGGAGTCCGGATTCGGACGACGCACGATGATCCGCAACTCGCTGTTCGCGGCGATCGTGGCCTCGATCATCCCCGGGGTCACGCTCTTCCGCGGTCTCGCTCCGCACAGCACGCCGGACGACCCCACCGCGGGCGACCCGGTGACGCTGCTGAAGCACACGATGTGGGAGAAGGGTCAGCGCCTCGTCCGCGACCCCGACGGCACGCCGATCCGCGCGGCCGATGTCACCCTCGGATCCGCGTTCCACGTGATCCCGGAGGACCTCGCCGAGCTCAGCCACCACGACGGCTACCTCGAGGAGAAGGCGAAGGCCATCGTGCTGATGATGCGCCTGCGCCCCGAGCAGCTCATCGAGGCCGAGGACCGCAAGGACTGGTCGTACGACGGCATCGTCGCGTACTCGAAGGTCTGCACGCACGTCGGATGCCCCGTGGCACTGTACGAGCAGCAGACCCACCACCTCCTCTGCCCCTGTCACCAGTCGCAGTTCGACGTCACGGATCACGCCAAGGTCATCTTCGGACCGGCCGCACGTCCGCTGCCGCAGCTGCCCATCACCGTCGACGACGAGGGCTACCTCGTCGCACGCAGTGACTTCACCGAGCCCGTCGGCCCGAGCTTCTGGGAGCGCCATTGA
- a CDS encoding rhodanese-like domain-containing protein yields the protein MIDRTDYYAAKLAYETDASDVYAALRAEDGIVIIDVRSDEAWAQGRVAGATHMHYSEIADRAPAEIPAGSAVVVYCWSPGCNAGAKGALEFAKLGYAVREMIGGFEYWVREGYPVEDADGVHRRPVDPLTGIARIRSRA from the coding sequence ATGATCGATCGCACTGACTACTACGCCGCCAAACTCGCCTACGAGACCGACGCGAGTGACGTGTACGCCGCTCTCCGGGCCGAGGACGGCATCGTCATCATCGATGTCCGTTCCGACGAGGCCTGGGCTCAGGGACGCGTCGCAGGGGCCACGCATATGCACTACAGCGAGATCGCGGATCGCGCGCCGGCTGAGATACCGGCCGGCTCCGCCGTCGTGGTCTACTGCTGGAGTCCGGGGTGCAACGCGGGCGCGAAGGGCGCTCTCGAGTTCGCGAAGCTCGGATATGCCGTTCGGGAGATGATCGGCGGGTTCGAGTACTGGGTCAGGGAGGGCTATCCCGTGGAGGATGCCGACGGCGTTCACCGCCGCCCTGTCGACCCCCTGACCGGCATCGCCCGGATCCGCTCGCGAGCATAG